The following DNA comes from Numida meleagris isolate 19003 breed g44 Domestic line chromosome 16, NumMel1.0, whole genome shotgun sequence.
ACGAGTGCTGGTAATTTAGATTGCTCTTGTTTATTTCATCACTTTTAGTCAGTCTTCCTGCTACTGAAGTGTTAGAAATCAGAtttattatgcattttttttttgcctctgtgtCTTTATATTTAACCTAACAGAGTatgttcttttcaaatttggtgaggccctggcacaggctacctagaaaagctgtggatgccccatccctggaggtgtccaaggccaggctggatggggccctgggcagcctgagctgctgttgGGCAACCCAAGGAGAGGGGGTTCGAACTGGATCGTCTTTAAGGTCACATCAAATCCAGATCATGATATGATTTCATCCTAAAGTGTTTTGTAAGCTTTTAGCTGTACCAAGCAAGTCTaagctgcagttttccttgACAGGAGATTGAAATTTTACTTGGAATTCATATTTTGCTTAGTAGAGTACTTAGTAAAATACAATTGCAGTTACTTTGAACAATTTCTAGTGTTGACATAAGGTTACATACTAGCTACTTACCGATTCTTCTATATAATTTCTCAGTACTATGTACTTATTCAGTATTTTGTAGAAGTGATTAATTCAGTTTGCCCTTTTTGGCATGAGTGGGAAACAGGAACACAAATAAGAATGTGAAGTGAACAATTTATGGGTGCTTGTGTTTAGAAGCTCAAATTCTTCTACTCAGAATCAAAACCaagtattttttgcatttccccttatgtattttttttgtttttatgtatttttgtagatttttttttatattttgcttatCCATAGAGTTGAGTAAATTTCACTTGTATTTTGAATGCTGGAGCTGTGTACCTATTTACATACTACTTTatcaattattttcttgtggGAGGTACTGAGTTAGCAGTAACAGATATTGCAATTatatgagagaggaaaaaaaagcaattgtgCAAACTTCTTCACACTATATATACACTATATACttgcttttcctgaaaaacaagaatgatCTTATTTTCACTTGCAATACTGAGAGAATCCTGATATTCAGATAAGTAGTTCTGATAAAGTCACTTCAAGGGAGTAAAGCAGACCTTTGAGATGTAGTACCTTTGTAATCAATGAGTCTTTCAACAGAGAGCGCACGTTTAACATCAGAAATACTTTTGGGTGGATACGTGGGATGGAGATAGAGCTGCATAATGAGACTGTGCATTTATATTACATTAAGATGGTAACAGTTTCTGATAACTGATAGTTTGACATCTTCAGTATAGTTTTGGACTTGCACCCCTCTATGcccatggaaatgaaatgtgtCCTAAAATAAGTTGAAGAACGtgaaataagttttaaaaatagtttgtaTGTAATTTTGCTAACTCAGCATAATtactttttcatagaatcatagaattagctaggttggaaaagacctacaagattatccagtccaatcatccatgtaccaccaataaccccactaaaccatgtctctcaacacaacatctaaacgtttcttgaacacctccagggacagtgactcaaccacctccctgggtagtCCATTTCCCAGctatgttgttttgttttgcgTCTCcttaatttctctcttctgtagtCATTAATTGTTTGGATTGTATTCATTTGGATGAATGCACTTTTGGCAGTTAAACTGCttgttattttgcattatttaattatttgagACCCGTACAATTTAATTATTAATGAGAGGATAAATTATAGTAGAAGTAAGAATTAACTCCCAGATAACTCCTACCTAACAATGAAAAGTAGattctgaagacaaaatttttcttcttaaaagaatTGTATATTAGAGTGGACAGAAAAGTTTTTCTAATCATATTTTATTCCTTGATCTTAACTGGAATAGTTAACTGTGctaaacagtattttttcatatgcttttcTAATAtgcatttggagaaaaaaaaaaaagcagagttgCATGACTTAATTGTATTTTGTTCAttaaatttgtcttttcttggCCAGTATTCGTGAGCTGAAAGTATTACTTTAAACTACAGATTCATCTAATTCTGCTTTGCACTATCTTCCGTCTGCATAATGTTTTACTAAAATGACCTGTTATATTTCAAGCTTTTACAAATATCTGCCTTTGTTAGGACTCAGCAGTCATATGTCATGCTTAATAGGGAATTGGAAGCTTGGATTTATGTAGCTTTTagttaatttaaaatcattaatagaaataaaagaatgtgggatttgtttaaaaacagaattaactCAGGAATACAAATCTTTCTATGAAGATTATGTACATAATTAACTTAaatgttgcttatttttttgaTACTTATTGCCCATCTCTTCCAGTGAGTTTCTTTCCagaatattgcatttttttcatttgtatttttaaggaCATTTGACATGGATGGATGTTCAAATGCTTATTATCTAAAACAGACTGGAATACTTAAAATACTCTACAAAGTGTAATCACTTACTAAGGTGTGATATCTACAGTATTTGGAACTGTATTTCTTATGCCTTGATAGAAGAATATCTtcatcatgcttttttttccccaagttgTTACATAATCCCAGCTGAACTTAGAAGAAATGTAATATATGCCACTATCCATCTCTTCATTCTTCCATCTATACTGTATACATTGCACTTACGCATACTGAAATTCCACTTGTAAAATTACAGTTACGTCTTCTAACTTTGTTGCATCTGtcattttgtatgtattttctgCATACTTGATATGTTTTTACCAAATACTTgcacttttcttttccttccaattAACCCTTCTgccttactttttttctattaagtAGCCATATAGTACTAAAAGCAGTTCAGATAGACCAAAATAATGAATGCTAGTGGATTTATTATGGGATTGATTATCAAAGATATTACAGTACGTAGCTGTGTATAGGAATTCTCAGATCTTATGTTCGTAACAATCAGTTCTAGCCCAAAAAATAAACGTCATGTTGTCTGTAGATTTTTATTGTGCAATAATATAAGTTTCTTGCTAATTATTTCAAGTTAGTTACTTCCAACTACCTGATTATCTGCTGGGAGAAGAGTGTACCAGgttaaaaagaacaataataaaacaagGCTTTGGAATTTGCTGGGGACAGCTTTTTAATAGATACATAAAATGGGAACTAGACCAAATAAAGAGGAGGCTTTACTAAGTTTGAACCTAGCGAGCAGGGATGAACTGACTaaaaatttgaaatgtaaagcAGTGTGGGCAATCTTTGATCATGAAATAAGGGAGCCTGCAATTCTTGACAAAGAACAGTAGAAaactaaacaaagaaaatgagctcAAATACATCAAACTTCAGCAAATTCAGAAGAGTGTGCAGAgaaatttatttagaaaattcaAAGAGTTTAGAAGTTCATTAAGAAGTATCTGTTGAAGACACTGCAGtgaattttttctgttgtagaaGGCTAAGGAAAATAGTAAGAAACTGATGTGGCTAGATCCTTAACTTTACAGTAGctttgaaaacatgaagaaagcTCAGACAGAGTAGGTGCTTTAAGATCAAGGGAAAAGACTGGTGTACTTCTTTGTGATGAAGAAGACTGTTAacagattaaaattaaatggtACCTAATacctttcttccattttgctttAGTTATTGTTGAACAGGTCATCTGGGGTCAGATGTTTGGTACAACTAAGGAGCTTTAGAAAAGGTTGAGAACTTAAGAAGTACAGAAAGGACTAGATAAAATGtatatggcatttttttttttttcagtgactggacagttgtggtgttttttttttgtttgtgcgGTGTTGTTCATggcttggcttttttttttcccttttgtttgttttttcctagtTCATTCCAGATGCCTGTAGAGAACTGGATGAAGCATCCTTCTGGGCATTAATAGTGGGGAGGGGCTTTGAGATATGTTTGGAGAATGGAGGAGAGCATTCTCGATGATGAGGAGAAGGTATTAAATGTTTCTTGCCCACCAAaaaggtggggggggggcaggggaggagaggaagatcTAGCCTTTCATTTCCAGGGTATAACTTCAGTTGTTGGCATTTCTTTGAATAAATCAAACTGTTACTAACTAGAAAATAAGGAGAGAGATTAATATCAGAGTGGATTTGTACAGAACAAGTgtgaaacttatttttctagTAATTATGtcaataaagagaaaaatagcagaTATCAAATCAAATTGGGATGTGACTTCTAGAGATCAACATGAAGTACAGCTTGATAAGCAACATTTTCTCAGGCAAGTATCATGGAGTTCTACAGTACTGCAAATTGACCATGActcaaaatgtttctctttgcaaaaaatgaaaatactgtatgAAGATACATCAGCAAAGGTACTATGCATGTGaaatctgttctgttctgctgtgtgATAGTACAGCCTCAGCTCAAGTTGGCTGACATTCCCTCCTGAACGCGATTCTTGATGCAGACTGTTAAAACATAGGTGTTGATGTGGgcagtctttttttccacagttggGTATTACTATACCCTTTGACTAAGTAATCTTAGTCTGTTTACCTTTTTTCCCTGGCCTTGACAAGGCTATTGAGACttctttatattaaaaacaatagtaataataaaaatagaatagcTAAGAAATGTTTTAGCTGGAGCTGAGGTTTATAAGATAGTTTTAAACTCTGCAAATAAAGACTTAACAGCAAAGACTGAAATAACCAAAAAATCACTGTTTGAAATGAAGCCACCTGTTACCATTTTGTGttcttgagaaaaaaagcatgaggtagaaaaataaaaactgtattaGAATATCAGCTAAATAAGTTCTTAAGTTGTTCATCCCAGAGTCTCATTTGCTTCACTGAGAGCGTCTTCAAgattttcattaactttttaTTAACTCAAATGGAATACTGTACGTAGATCTAAGGGCAACTATTCACGTGAATCTGAATACCAAATGTGATGTGAATTCAGACTGAAGTCTAAAAGTTTTAACTCTCCAAATTCAGTGTAATCTCTTAGACTGTTCCATTGTCTCATCCACCTACTCATATTTTCCACTTTCCATTCCCTAATAAAGCTTTGGAAACAAATCAAACTGATACTATTAGCATAAGTTTAGGAAAGTCAGGCTTTAACAATCTGAAATATGAAGTCTGTTTTATCGTGTAGACAGAACTCTGCCCAAAGAACCTCATGCtaaaagaaacagtaatttaGATACTCTAGACAATTATCAGttacatttactttttcataaaatgtcaGTTTCTGAGGTACGCTGTCATACATtagcacattttttaaaatcatgtttaaTAATTTGTACATCGTGTTTAATAATTTGTACCAGTAACAAATTTGGAAGCAGTTTAACTTAGTTTTTTCACAAGAGATGGCCTTACAATATACACTATAGTAGTGTTACCTTTCTAAAACCTTAACTGATGATAATATAGTAGTAACGTAATGACTGAAAAAGTTCTGAATGACTATAGTGAACATTTCTTATACTTACAAGAAACAGATCAGAACTTTGTGGCAAAAAGTGTTAAAGTACTTTCATTATGTAGTAGCAACCACAAGTCTGGTGGTCCATGAAAGTGAAAGTCCAGTCATACTGCTACATTTTGGGCTGTAAGTTCTCCCAAACGGCTTTTGCCATTTGTACAGCTGGTACAGTCACCTCAATTTATGCAGACTGTGTCAGATCATAGAATCTCAATCAgttcaaaatcatttattttgctacATGTTTCCTACTCCTTATTCTTAGAAATTAGTGTAGACATATCAATAACATTACTTACCAGATGGTTTATCAGTTGAAGTGGGAATACTAGTAACTGCAGGCATGGTTGGTAAAGTAGGTGGCAGAACCTTTAAGTTCTGATCACTCTGAATCTCATTAGTAGATATCTGGTTAATCATGCGATTGTAAGTAGGAGGCTGGTACGCTTTGCTTGGTGGTTGTGGAGTTTGTGGCAGAGGCTTTATGGATGGAATTCTTTGACAGTATTCTTCTAGCTGAGTAATTATTATTGACTGATTATTTGCAATTGACATCAAATGTTGATACTTGTACTCTAagtctttgtatttgtttgcaAGCTGCAGCATGTCTGCAGTTTGATTCAAAATCTTATTCTCAAGTTGGGAAAGTTCCAAGGCATTGTCCCGTTTTCGGATAATTTCATGTAATAACTGCATATAGAGTTGTGTGACACGAGAGTTCAtatttctgctctcttttcttAAGAGCTTGACCTCATTAACAATTCCACCATCTACCTCTACCAGTTGCTGGAGAGTTTCTATTTGTCTCTTTTGTTTAAGGAGTTCATTGTTAAGTAACTGTAATTCTTGTTTATTTACCCTGTTTTCAAATAGAACCTCAGGTTCCTTAGAATTAACACAAATGGCACCTGTCACTCTCTGTTGAGGTACAATAAAGGTGTAAGTGCATTTGTCCTGCGGGTCACTGGAACGCTTGTATCTGTTCATATAAATGAAttcttgttctctttcctcATCATTGCCTTCAAATTCCTGTGTTTTGCTTGCAGCAGTTCCTACAGCAGCTATAAGCATTAAACAGATGAATCCTGTTGTCATCATGATCTTCGATTTCTGGTCAGATATTCTTCTGCAAAGAACttcataaaatctgttttaaaataaatttaatgtaaGTAACAAATTGGAAATCAGTCCaaacttataaaaaaaaaatcataatttgtTCTAAGTTATCATAGAGTATAATATTGCATAATTAGTTTGTCCATGAACAAATGAGGTAATTTTCTTGTCCAGTCTGAGTTCATGTCAGCTAGAGGAGACATCATCAGGAATGAGCTATATCATGCTATCATCAGAACTATGGCAGTTAATAGTTGCCAGTTTATCTAAAGCCTGCAAAGaaccacaaaaaaattaagtttgaaATACTAGTCTTTGAAGAGTCCTTACTTCAAGCAAGTACCACAAAAGTTTCCAAGATTGGTGTTTTCatgtaaatataaattacattttgacTTCTTAGAGCTAGAAATATAACCCTTAAATGTAAACAAAAGGTAGGTAAATCTGTGCTGTTAGAAgttgtaaaaatattaaatagctcatttgcaatattttataaCTGCAGAGAGTATTTCTTAGATGAAATGCTACAATTTTAGTTTGGTCAGCAGTATTGAACCTTATAgtaaaaatgagggaaaaaaaatgggaaaaattgCACTAGTCCTTAATTAAAACCTGTACTGCCCAAATACCATGGACAgtaaaatctgttgtttttccaGACTAATGAAATTGATAACTGAAATTTATGTTTATTGTGTTTTGcataaatttacatttattatgGCTTGCTGGAATCACTGTCTTTGCGCTCAGCCTGATCACTTCATTTAATGGTCTCTCCTTTGGAAGGGGAAAAACGCATTTAGATGCATGTGGGGGACAAAGATGACCCACAGCTAATAAAATTAGCTGCTAGTGTTTACTGACATACTGCAATAGGTTTATTATGATGAAATTACACTAACTTATTTCTGTGAGCAGCTTAATAATCAATGTGGAAATTTAAGGCCATCACAATCTTTTAAAAGTATAACTCAATACCACAATTTCATAGACAGATGTCTTCTAGGAAGCATGAACTTGGTGCTAGTGCTTCTGCAATGAGTAGAGAACATTATCAGCTGCATAAATAGATACCATATATTTCTTTGATATCGTATATTTGTAATAGCTTGgttaattttgtgtgtgtgtgtgtgtatataatagaatcataggaaCACCAAGGTTGTAAAAAGCCCttcaaggtcatctagtccaaccgttcacctaccaccaatatttgcccactaaaccatgtcccttagtagCACATATAAACGTGttcagcacctccctgggcagcttgtttcagtgcCTAACCACACttctggagaagtttttcctaatatccaacctgaacctcccctggtgcaacttgagaccaaTCCCTCCCATCCTACTGCTGTTATCTGGGGGAAGGTGTCTACCCCAACCTTGCTGCAAGTGCCTTTCAGAgagttgtagagggcaataaggtctcccctcagcatccgcttctccagactaaataatcccagttccctcaagcACTCCTCATGtggcctgtgctccagacccctcacagctttgttgcccttctctggatatgttccagggcctcgatgtcttatagtgaggtgcccaaaaccgaatacagtacttgaggtgcagcagcatcagagctgagtacagggggatgatcacctccctgctcctgctggcaacactatttctgatacctgctaggatgccattggcctttttggttacctgggcacactgctggctcatgtttagccaaGAGTCAACTAACGCCCCCATgcccatttcttccacacaatcttccactcactctgctccaagcctgtagcattgcctggagttgttgcagccaaagtaCAGGACCTGTTACTTGGGCTTGTTGagcttcatcccattggcctcagcccagcaatccagcctgtccagatccctctgaagaACCTTCCTACCCACAAGCAGATCAGTGCTTCCTGCCAACTtggcatcatctgcaaacttactgaggatggcactcaatcccctcatccaggtcatcagtaaagatattaaacaggacaggcctcAATACTGACCCTTCAGGAACTGACACAGGACTCTTGTGACCTgacaccagctggatttaactccataACCACTCTCTGGTCCCAGCCCTCTggccagttctttacccagcaaagagtatACATGTCCAGgccatgagctgccagcttcGCTgggagaatgctgtgggagcagtgtcaaaggctttgctgcagTCTGAGTtgacagcctttccctcatctaccagGCAGGTCACTTGATCGtggaaggagatcaggttggttaAGTAGGACATGCCTTTTataaacccatgctggctgggcctggtCTTCAGGTTGTCCTGCATGTACCGTGTGATCTCATTtaagatgatctgttccataaccttccctgattctgaggtcaggctgataggcctgtagttccccagatcctccttaaaacccttcttgtagatgcATATATAACCTACTTTTCCTAACTAAAAAAATCCAATACAGGGCTTCAGTTTCTAAAGCCTGCTTGATACTTTTTAGAAACAAAGTGGTGTTACAaacatgattttctttgtttataaaatatttcacatgaaATAACTATTCAGTGTTTAAATAACTGTCACTTTGCTGCTTGGTCATCTTTAGTACgattaaattttattaaaatgacatttttattagaATGACATGACATCATGATAGTAAGAGCAATGAGAAATTTGGTAGCTGAGCGCCACCAGCATGTATAGCTAAGGGATAGCAGATGTGACgaatgaggagcagcagagtAAACTAGGGTTTTTTAATCCTccagaaaagaagatgaagggAGACATCTTACTGCTGTCTAAGGGGTGTTTGTAGAGAAGATGGATTCTTTTCAGAAGTGCACAGTGAAACTACAAAGGCCAGCGAATACAAATTCTCTCAGGAAAACTTTAATTTTGGATTTCAGAGTTTCAGAATGAGAGTGGCTAGGGACTGAAATGATCACCCAAAGAGATGGTGGAATCTCCATCCTGGAAACGTGAGCTTTTGATTAAGgcaaggctctgagcaatctgatctaatGTGGAAGTTAGCCTTACTTTTTAAGAAGAGTGTGAGGTCCCATCCAATttgaatttctctgtgtttttagGCAGGGGCAggcttttaaataatttttttttttttgttccaataTAATGACGGATATGCTGGCTTAATTATTCACACTGAGAAGGGAGATGGTTGTTAGTTACATTTCTCTGTTTAAATAGATCATAGAAGTTTCTGTAAAAGCTTCTGTAAATGCTTCAAACAAGTAAGCAGGACTAATTATTCTGaaagattttagaaatatgtttttgctgcagtttcttACAGAGTTTGGAATAAGCTTATTTTAATGTTGCAACCAGGTATTGTACTTTACAGAACTTGTCAATAATTTTGAAGACTTGCCAGATAAATGTTTTGGGTCAACATAGTTTCAGAAGGTAAAAGGACATTATTGGGAACCCAGGAATACAGGGAGCATAAATTTACCCTGGGCAGCTTTGACTTGCATAATCAGCATTTGCACAGCAAGTCACACTTAGAAACTCTGGCAGTTTTCCAGGCCTTGTATTTCTATACAGATGGGCTGTTACTGCAGATGTCTCTGGCATAGTAGGAGTAAAATGggctttatttcagtgtttgaattgAAATACCTTTCTTTCCCTCAAAAAATGTAACTATTCTGACTtgctgaaaggatttttttttcccttggagtTTACTTGTGTCTGTTTCCAGCATCTCATTCCCTTATTCAAACATCATTTAGGGCATACgttcttttccaggctgaagagatACAGAAGAACTTAACAACAGTTTGGGTTTTCTccatttatctttctttttttaagaataatttaagaaaaaaaatggagtaaaTTTGCCTCATCTTAACTTTTCAAAGGTCTTTCAGAATGAAGAAGATAACCATTAGTGAACCACATCACCATGATCACACCATGCTAAAATGCTTCTCTCTCTCATGATCTTGTCTGCATGTCACCTTTTCTAAGGTGCTCTTcctataaaggaaaatattggaAGTAAAAGTACATTTGTAAAAGAATGCTCCTTTATAAACAGAAACtagaaatgttctgttttcagatgtcTTCCTCCTTGCAGACTGTTTATGAAACAGTGCTGTCTTTCATTGTTTCTAGTTgttgatttgaaaaaaaaaaaagttcagaatgACGAGTGTCCATATTGTGATAGGCTACATCAGATAAATAGCATTTCTTCTGTAGTTGGATTCAAAGAAACTTCATAATTAACATGCTTGTTTGCAAAATTCTGAGTGAAGAGTCttttagggaggaaaaaaagcttgctAGTGTTAGTGGGGAGGCACTTTTCATAAGCACTTTTGAGGAAGGTTTGAATGTTTTTGAGTTGCTTCCTCTTTTTTGAGACTGTGAAATTCATAGGACATCAGGATTTCCTTCTCATGAGAGAGGATGATCTTACTTACTAGATGTCTCGCACACtagctttctattttcttctgttgcatttATGCCAAGTAATTGCTCATACTCTTTGTCCTTAACTATTGCTGCTTCTTGCTGataattcatttcttcctgtttttctggcTAAGCCCcactctttctctctccccttcctACCAGCTCTTCTACGTtggactgggagggaactgtATTACTGGTACCATGTTCATCACCGATGCAAAGCCCCTCTTAGGTATCTGTAGATTTTCAACTTTTCCATTGCACAGGAAGACATTACATAAAGGCATTCTTGGAGGTttggtgcagattttctttGCTGGAAATGTCTTTCTCTTATCAGAACTTCTCCAGCAAACAAGCatacaaacaaaagcaggagaAGTGAAAGAATCACTCAAGAAAGAGATGTGTAATTCtaattaataatgaaatagaACTTCTAATTAGAAAAGGTATGAGAACTTGAAGTAATTTCACGTTTAGGTTCTGGCAGTTCAGTAGTTGTATCCTCCTCAAAAGACCATTTTAGTAGAGTTGAGTTAGTACACTCCCAAACTCATACTAGTGCAGATGCAGCTATGTTCAGTTTTACGGATGCTTACCATACTTGTTAGTATTTATTACTCTACTCAGatgaaaactttgttttttacCTATATAATTGCATCTGTACAAAAACTTCTAGCAGCACTACTTTTTGGGTTATGTTAACTAGGAGCTAAGTGTTTTGGTGATATTTCAGGTTGTAGACCAAATGTTGGCCTATTTCAGTATGTAACTGAAAGGAGGTAATAATGACTTGGTTTGTTTGCTCATTCATTGTTTGCTCAACTGAGGATGTTCCATGACCtgctgaaaaaaggaaacaaactttCTGAAATGGGTTATTGAATGCTGCAgcttttgattgtttttttcctgtcttctaaatgggaaaggcaaataaaatcattatttgGCTTTGCTTGGAAATAGTTACCTGTTCTGTACTCTATCATGCTTACAGCAATTTTGGTTAgtcaaaatatatattactttttGATATGAATATATTGAAACTTACAGATGATATTTCAATGAGAGTTAAGTATTTTACCATCTGAAATTAACAGCTGCTTTACATCCTGCCCCAGTCCTGAATTGACgaagttaaaaatatttctgtttgcaaagtATTGCTGTTTGACAAATGTTCggagttgtttttgtttaatcaGCTTACcttaaaagaaagcatgaagGGTAGTAATGTCAGCAGTGTGAGTTTTTAAGGTATTACAGAATATGCACTTAATTGTAGACATTCCAGCATGTATAcctttttccattatttttttcttctgattccATCATTCTTCCGAAGTAGACACACACATATTTTTATTCAATAATTTCTTTAAggttttctgaaatagtttaCCTATCTATGTGAGCTTTGTGTGAAAATGAGAATGAGTGTATATCTCTATCAGATGAAAAGTATGACTTGAAATAATAAGGTATTACTAAGTTTTTTTGAAAATGCCACTAGTAACTCATCAGCGCTATGGCTGTTCCCTGttggatgtattttttttttttttaaataaaatggacATTTGCGGTATtactctggaaagaaaaggttttatGAAAGCCTCAGTATGTATAATCAATACTTCTGCATGTAGATCTCAAGTAGTCTTGCAGTGTTCTTTCAACTATTGAGAGGTTGACCCCTTAGAGAGTCTGTAGTGTTCTTTTAATACCTACACATTGTGATCTGCAAAAAAGAGCTGAGACAACAGGAAAGCCAGTGAACAGTGACTAAGCAGTGAAATCAATTCTACTTTATTTTGGATAGTGAGTCAGTTCAAGG
Coding sequences within:
- the ANGPTL2 gene encoding angiopoietin-related protein 2, whose protein sequence is MMTTGFICLMLIAAVGTAASKTQEFEGNDEEREQEFIYMNRYKRSSDPQDKCTYTFIVPQQRVTGAICVNSKEPEVLFENRVNKQELQLLNNELLKQKRQIETLQQLVEVDGGIVNEVKLLRKESRNMNSRVTQLYMQLLHEIIRKRDNALELSQLENKILNQTADMLQLANKYKDLEYKYQHLMSIANNQSIIITQLEEYCQRIPSIKPLPQTPQPPSKAYQPPTYNRMINQISTNEIQSDQNLKVLPPTLPTMPAVTSIPTSTDKPSGPWRDCLQALEDGHDTSSIYLVKPENTNRLMQVWCDQRHDPGGWTVIQRRLDGSVNFFRNWETYKQGFGNIDGEYWLGLENIYWLTNQGNYKLLITMEDWSGRKVFAEYASFRLEPESEYYKLRLGRYNGNAGDSFTWHNGKQFTTLDRDHDVYTGNCAHYQKGGWWYNACAHSNLNGVWYRGGHYRSRYQDGVYWAEFRGGSYSLKKVVMMIRPNPNTFH